From the genome of Haloplanus vescus:
CGTGGCAGTCGCGCTGTTCGTCGTCATGGCGGCCGCCATCCTTCGGGCTTCGTTCGGCGACCCACAGGGGTTCGCGGCCGACGCTCCAATTACCGCGAGCATCGGCTACGCGATGTTCAACCTCGACATGGGCGCGGTGCCCGGCGAGAGCTTCCTCGTCGCCTTCGAAATCATCGACGCAGTCCTCGTCGCCGCGCTGGTGGCGGCGGTGATGCTCGCCCGGCGCGAGGAGAGCGGCGATATGGTCGCGCTCCTGGCCGACGGCGGCCGGGAGGTCCGTGACCGACTCCGCGAGGGCGACGACCCGCACAGTTCGGACGCACCCGAACAGGGAGGTGAGCGCTGATGGTGCCCGTTCAGTGGTACCTGCTGCTCGCCGCCGCGGTGTTCTGCATCGGCCTGTTCGGCATCCTGACCCGGAAGAACGCACTCCTGTTCCTGATGTCGGTCGAGCTCATGTTGAACGCAGCCAATATCAACCTCGTCGCCTTCTCGGCGTACTGGGGCAACGTGACGGGGCAGACGTTCAGTCTGTTCACGATGGCGCTCGCCGCCGCGGAAGTCGCGGTCGGTATCGGCATCATCCTCGTCCTGTATCGCAACTTCGAAGACGTGGACGTGACCGCTGCAACGGAGATGAGGTGGTAAGATGGCTGGCGCATTCGACTTCGCACCCGTCATCGTCCTCCTCCC
Proteins encoded in this window:
- a CDS encoding proton-conducting membrane transporter — protein: MTTKPELRTGANLLPGLVAVALFVVMAAAILRASFGDPQGFAADAPITASIGYAMFNLDMGAVPGESFLVAFEIIDAVLVAALVAAVMLARREESGDMVALLADGGREVRDRLREGDDPHSSDAPEQGGER
- the nuoK gene encoding NADH-quinone oxidoreductase subunit NuoK yields the protein MVPVQWYLLLAAAVFCIGLFGILTRKNALLFLMSVELMLNAANINLVAFSAYWGNVTGQTFSLFTMALAAAEVAVGIGIILVLYRNFEDVDVTAATEMRW